The following are from one region of the Synechococcus sp. CBW1108 genome:
- a CDS encoding FUSC family protein yields the protein MTSPALRDNLRLAATVTVVNGFANLSGLPFALYASLAVLSVTVGNYGNTLELGRQRLVGTAIGAMVVFFGYRAWGQLPLVVGLPLALLLARLIAGSLRLTVGYGVCCFVVVMGWLTHEQQLDSWIPLRLLWTAFGILMALLSLRLFWPSRARIQQREGLLQLLVDLGHTLVQVVQHPPTAIQSQAQRRRQLGQQIRSLRINLQGLRVQRQSALLELGTLASAHPVARMWALLDQASEALILDLDELRRLPNADWQGWGLQVDYDAGLAFVQGVVERLLSWRQQLSDSTRLQPPPSQPRSTLSLEALQSPESKAAYGRLSPEQLQRVAAQLMVLNRMDHTMESTERQWRELVS from the coding sequence ATGACCAGCCCAGCCCTGCGGGACAACCTGCGCCTCGCTGCCACTGTGACGGTGGTGAACGGCTTCGCCAATCTCTCCGGCCTGCCCTTTGCGCTCTACGCCTCCCTGGCGGTGCTGAGCGTCACCGTGGGCAACTACGGCAACACCCTCGAACTCGGCCGTCAGCGCCTGGTTGGCACCGCCATTGGCGCCATGGTGGTGTTCTTCGGCTACCGGGCCTGGGGGCAGCTGCCGCTGGTGGTGGGCCTGCCACTGGCCCTGCTGCTGGCCCGGCTGATCGCCGGCTCGTTGCGGCTCACCGTGGGTTATGGGGTCTGCTGCTTCGTGGTGGTGATGGGCTGGCTCACCCATGAGCAGCAGCTCGACAGCTGGATCCCCCTGCGCCTGTTATGGACCGCGTTCGGAATCCTGATGGCCCTCCTCAGCCTGCGTCTGTTCTGGCCGTCCAGAGCCCGGATCCAGCAGCGCGAGGGGCTGCTGCAGCTGCTGGTGGATCTGGGTCATACCCTGGTGCAGGTGGTGCAGCACCCGCCAACAGCGATTCAATCCCAGGCGCAACGTCGCCGCCAGCTGGGGCAACAGATCCGCAGCCTGCGCATCAATCTGCAGGGCCTGCGCGTCCAACGCCAGAGCGCCCTGCTGGAACTGGGCACCCTTGCGAGTGCGCATCCAGTGGCACGGATGTGGGCGCTGCTGGACCAGGCCAGCGAAGCCCTGATCCTGGATCTCGATGAACTGCGGCGTCTACCGAATGCCGACTGGCAGGGCTGGGGTCTACAGGTCGACTACGACGCAGGCCTGGCTTTTGTGCAGGGTGTGGTCGAGCGTTTGCTGAGCTGGCGACAGCAACTGAGCGATTCAACCCGGTTGCAGCCACCGCCGAGCCAACCGCGTTCGACGCTGTCCTTGGAGGCCCTGCAGTCGCCCGAATCCAAGGCTGCCTACGGGCGGCTAAGCCCCGAGCAACTGCAACGGGTGGCCGCTCAGTTGATGGTGCTCAATCGCATGGATCACACCATGGAGAGCACCGAACGCCAATGGCGAGAGCTTGTGAGTTGA
- the istA gene encoding IS21 family transposase — protein MLETLVPMRRDQVMPAPLTSHQRNLFMTKRRGGSSQEAAAAAAGISVRSARRIECNQLQPRANQPRGRTRPDPLVGVWEEELVPLLQRSPALTPITLLEHLQQQKPDVDWIPLQRTLQRRVREWKALHGPAPEVIFPLSYEPGEIAFCDFTQLKGVEVTIAGQVFPHLLFHYRLAWSGWSYAQVVQGGESFAALSEGLQNALAACGGVPGELRTDRLSAACRNRNGSFSSDITRRYHALCSHYSLAYSRNNLGVAHENGRVESPHGHLKRRIEQALLLRGSSDFETLAQYQAFLAAVLEQYNRPRLVRLEQEKSALRPLPRFRFADYDIEQLTVRRTSTIEVRRVVYSVPPRLIDQRLTVRIFHDRLQLLLGRQIACELERRHGGVERHGRAWSIDLEHLIDALRRKPRALLHCSYQRELFPDERWWQLWQQLRNGGDRDAAARLMVEALYVGCRLAGYEPVLGWLEKAHQRQGLSLAALQQRFRLPPHRPHPPQRIPQHSLQSYDDLLALHPAAPGGGSRPADPAATAAVGMDPLPLAEHRLAG, from the coding sequence GTGCTGGAGACCCTGGTGCCGATGCGCAGGGACCAGGTGATGCCGGCACCACTGACAAGCCACCAACGCAATCTGTTCATGACGAAACGACGAGGCGGCAGCAGCCAGGAGGCTGCTGCCGCGGCGGCGGGCATCTCAGTGCGCAGTGCTCGCCGGATTGAATGCAATCAGCTGCAGCCGCGGGCGAACCAGCCCCGTGGCCGCACCCGCCCCGATCCGCTGGTAGGGGTATGGGAGGAGGAGCTGGTGCCGTTGCTGCAGCGCTCACCCGCGCTGACGCCGATCACGCTCCTGGAGCATCTGCAGCAGCAGAAACCTGATGTGGACTGGATTCCGCTACAGCGCACCCTGCAGCGCCGGGTGCGGGAGTGGAAGGCACTGCACGGCCCGGCGCCGGAGGTGATCTTCCCTTTGAGCTATGAGCCTGGCGAAATTGCCTTCTGTGACTTCACCCAGCTCAAGGGGGTGGAGGTGACGATCGCCGGCCAGGTGTTCCCCCATCTGCTGTTCCACTACCGCCTGGCCTGGAGCGGCTGGAGCTATGCGCAGGTGGTCCAGGGCGGCGAGAGTTTTGCAGCCCTCTCCGAGGGTCTGCAGAACGCTCTGGCTGCCTGCGGCGGGGTGCCAGGTGAACTGCGCACCGACCGGTTATCAGCAGCGTGCCGTAACCGCAACGGCAGTTTCAGCTCCGACATCACCCGCCGTTATCACGCCCTCTGCAGCCACTACAGCCTGGCCTACAGCCGCAACAACCTGGGGGTGGCGCATGAGAACGGCCGTGTGGAGAGTCCCCATGGCCATCTCAAGCGGCGGATCGAGCAGGCGTTGCTGCTGCGCGGCAGCAGTGATTTCGAGACGCTGGCTCAATACCAGGCTTTTCTGGCTGCAGTGCTCGAGCAATACAACCGACCGCGTCTGGTCCGGCTGGAGCAAGAGAAATCGGCGCTGCGGCCGCTGCCGCGGTTTCGTTTTGCCGACTACGACATTGAACAGCTCACGGTGCGGCGCACCAGCACGATCGAGGTACGCAGAGTCGTGTATTCGGTGCCGCCGCGGCTGATCGACCAGCGGCTGACGGTGCGGATCTTCCACGACCGGCTGCAGCTGCTTCTGGGCCGGCAGATCGCCTGCGAACTGGAGCGGCGCCACGGCGGTGTCGAGCGTCATGGGCGGGCGTGGAGCATCGATCTGGAGCACCTGATCGATGCGCTCAGGCGAAAACCCCGGGCATTGCTGCACTGCAGTTACCAGCGGGAGCTGTTCCCCGATGAGCGCTGGTGGCAGCTGTGGCAGCAGCTGCGCAATGGCGGTGACCGTGACGCCGCCGCCCGATTGATGGTCGAGGCGCTGTATGTGGGCTGCCGCCTGGCGGGCTACGAGCCAGTGCTGGGTTGGCTCGAGAAGGCCCATCAACGGCAAGGGCTGTCGCTGGCGGCGCTGCAGCAACGCTTCCGGCTGCCGCCCCATCGCCCCCACCCACCGCAACGCATTCCCCAACACAGCCTGCAGAGCTATGACGACCTCCTTGCCCTCCATCCCGCGGCCCCAGGCGGCGGAAGCCGCCCTGCCGATCCTGCTGCGACAGCTGCGGTTGGCATGGATCCGCTGCCACTGGCAGAGCATCGCCTCGCAGGCTGA
- the istB gene encoding IS21-like element helper ATPase IstB, with the protein MAWIRCHWQSIASQAEGEGWSPSQFLYALCEQEVEQRQQARQQRLLRSAQLPWSKVLADYDHGGRIEAHRWQELEALSRQSDWLQRSENVLLFGPSGVGKTHLAIGIALAQIGLDQACRFYPATSLVQELQKARAEYNLPAALERLDRYPLLLIDDIGYVRRDEQESSVLFELICHRYERRSLLITANQPFTAWDEIFPSSSMTVAAVDRLVHHCHIVEISGDSHRRAQASRRSGSK; encoded by the coding sequence TTGGCATGGATCCGCTGCCACTGGCAGAGCATCGCCTCGCAGGCTGAGGGCGAGGGCTGGAGCCCCAGCCAGTTTCTCTATGCCCTCTGTGAGCAGGAGGTGGAGCAGCGCCAGCAGGCCCGCCAGCAACGGTTGCTGCGATCAGCCCAGCTGCCCTGGAGCAAGGTGCTGGCGGATTACGACCATGGCGGCCGAATCGAGGCGCACCGATGGCAGGAGCTGGAGGCTCTGAGCCGCCAGAGCGATTGGCTGCAGCGGAGTGAAAACGTGCTCTTGTTCGGCCCCAGCGGTGTGGGCAAAACCCATCTGGCCATCGGCATCGCCCTGGCGCAGATCGGCCTGGATCAGGCCTGCCGCTTCTATCCCGCCACGAGCCTGGTGCAGGAGCTGCAGAAGGCCCGCGCCGAATACAACCTGCCGGCAGCGCTGGAGCGGCTGGATCGCTACCCGCTGCTGCTGATCGATGACATTGGCTATGTGCGGCGGGATGAACAGGAGAGCAGCGTGCTGTTTGAGCTGATCTGCCACCGCTACGAGCGCCGATCGCTGCTGATCACCGCCAATCAGCCGTTCACCGCCTGGGATGAGATCTTCCCCAGCAGCTCAATGACCGTGGCGGCGGTGGACCGGCTGGTGCACCACTGCCACATCGTCGAGATCAGCGGCGACAGCCACCGCCGCGCCCAAGCAAGCCGGCGCAGCGGCAGCAAATAG
- a CDS encoding NHLP bacteriocin system secretion protein encodes MQARWQGLSDHNQVGVSLAGVEGMGVLIYPDNAGILNARAGGQVRELFVKEGEQVARGQVLMQLYLPVLERQLDQQRGNLRQLERHNAQLDERDALRLLTEKRALDTSLAKFSDDRRRYGELQSTYASKLRNLDFLAQREVVAPLSSEVVSAEQGLTSTSVNLDDVKINEKNVVTNYQQVKLTIETQALQRRYQIDNLKRQIQVTEAKIAYDGKVHADRNGTVLDLQVIAGQTVGTGQRLGTIGRPEQPSAKDRPLRVVSYFAPADARRLPLGLPVEVVPQWNQRGRFGGIVGKVTQVLTLPATQDDISTTTGNAQLAQALTQNDPVMRSEIELERDPSSVDGYRWTLSGGSGVFPIRDGLTVSTHAYVEWRSPISYVIPGLRSLTGGFRTPWIDLRWNLPSLRQPNTVP; translated from the coding sequence TTGCAGGCCCGCTGGCAGGGGCTGAGCGATCACAACCAGGTGGGCGTGAGCCTGGCAGGGGTGGAAGGCATGGGCGTGCTGATCTACCCCGACAACGCTGGCATCCTCAACGCCCGGGCCGGCGGCCAGGTGCGGGAGTTGTTCGTCAAGGAGGGTGAGCAGGTGGCGCGCGGCCAGGTGCTGATGCAGCTGTATCTGCCGGTGCTGGAGCGCCAGCTCGACCAGCAGCGAGGCAACCTGCGTCAGTTGGAGCGGCACAACGCCCAGCTCGATGAGCGCGATGCCCTGCGTCTGCTCACCGAGAAGCGGGCCCTGGATACGTCTCTGGCCAAGTTTTCCGACGATCGCCGTCGCTACGGCGAACTGCAGTCGACCTACGCCAGCAAACTGCGCAATCTCGACTTCCTGGCCCAGCGCGAGGTGGTGGCCCCGCTGTCCTCTGAGGTGGTGTCGGCGGAGCAGGGGCTCACCAGCACCAGCGTGAATCTCGATGACGTGAAGATCAACGAGAAGAACGTGGTGACCAACTACCAGCAGGTGAAGCTCACGATCGAAACCCAAGCCCTGCAGCGTCGCTATCAGATCGACAATCTCAAGCGTCAGATTCAGGTGACCGAAGCCAAGATCGCCTACGACGGCAAGGTGCATGCCGACCGGAACGGCACGGTGTTGGATCTGCAGGTGATCGCCGGCCAGACCGTGGGCACCGGCCAGCGGCTGGGCACGATCGGCCGGCCTGAGCAACCCAGCGCCAAAGACCGCCCGCTGCGGGTGGTGTCCTACTTTGCGCCCGCCGATGCCCGCCGCCTGCCCCTGGGGCTGCCGGTGGAGGTGGTGCCGCAGTGGAACCAGCGCGGCCGCTTCGGCGGCATCGTGGGCAAGGTGACGCAGGTGCTCACCCTGCCCGCAACCCAGGACGACATCTCCACCACCACCGGCAACGCGCAGCTGGCCCAGGCGCTGACGCAGAACGATCCGGTGATGCGCAGCGAAATCGAGCTGGAACGGGATCCCTCCAGCGTGGACGGCTACCGCTGGACCCTCTCGGGTGGGAGTGGCGTGTTCCCGATCCGCGACGGACTCACGGTCTCGACCCATGCCTACGTGGAGTGGCGCTCGCCGATCAGCTACGTGATTCCGGGCCTGCGCTCCCTCACCGGCGGCTTCCGCACCCCTTGGATCGATCTGCGCTGGAACCTGCCTTCCCTGCGTCAGCCCAACACCGTTCCATGA
- a CDS encoding FAD-dependent oxidoreductase yields the protein MTVSAPADVVIVGGGLAGGLLALELRDLGASVSLIDAPGPAGADSATGISYGALPGWPLAATPLARLAVGASKHWRRLQERHGELGWRPCRLRVQAGGTGLGALSAWWPLPFAQVDSAVLVARLPLLLAAAGVRCRPARLEHLERQSPQGWQLHLSDGSDLQAPQLVLAAGAHCRQLWPALPSRLRSSWAAVLELPAYPPRLGRAAAWLPPSFGRVALERRAAGLDQPEWLVDGGLVPWGTGALLGQHTLVRPGLELGAAPPPTEVEGQLRQELAAQAWGAPLAALPGHLRQAAVAFCSEGLPLVGPLAGAPGLWLFTGFSAGFSQVPVLAPLLAQALALERVPAAAATRRLQQLGLTGAF from the coding sequence GTGACGGTTTCGGCCCCTGCCGATGTGGTGATTGTTGGCGGTGGCTTGGCCGGTGGCCTGCTGGCCCTGGAGTTGCGGGACCTGGGGGCCTCGGTGAGCCTCATCGATGCCCCTGGCCCCGCAGGGGCGGATTCGGCTACGGGTATCAGCTATGGCGCCCTGCCGGGCTGGCCCCTGGCGGCGACCCCCCTGGCCCGGCTGGCGGTGGGGGCTTCCAAGCATTGGCGCCGCCTGCAGGAGCGCCATGGTGAGCTGGGCTGGCGGCCCTGCCGCCTGCGGGTGCAGGCTGGCGGTACCGGCTTGGGGGCGCTGAGTGCCTGGTGGCCGCTCCCATTCGCCCAAGTGGACAGCGCCGTGCTGGTGGCGCGCCTGCCGCTGCTTCTGGCGGCCGCGGGGGTGAGGTGCCGCCCGGCCCGGCTGGAGCACCTGGAGCGCCAGTCGCCGCAAGGTTGGCAGCTGCACCTCAGCGATGGCAGCGACCTGCAGGCCCCCCAGCTGGTGTTGGCCGCTGGCGCCCACTGCCGCCAGCTCTGGCCGGCCCTGCCCTCCCGCCTGCGCAGTAGCTGGGCAGCCGTGCTGGAGCTGCCCGCCTACCCGCCACGCCTGGGCCGCGCCGCCGCCTGGCTGCCACCCAGCTTTGGGCGGGTCGCGCTGGAGCGCCGCGCCGCCGGCCTGGACCAGCCGGAGTGGCTGGTGGATGGGGGCCTGGTGCCCTGGGGCACTGGGGCCCTGCTGGGCCAGCACACCCTGGTGCGACCGGGACTGGAGCTGGGCGCAGCGCCACCGCCTACCGAAGTGGAGGGGCAACTGCGCCAAGAGCTGGCGGCCCAAGCCTGGGGGGCGCCGCTGGCGGCCCTGCCCGGCCATCTGCGCCAGGCGGCCGTGGCCTTCTGCAGTGAGGGCTTGCCCCTGGTGGGTCCGCTAGCTGGGGCGCCTGGGTTGTGGCTGTTCACCGGCTTCAGTGCGGGCTTTAGCCAGGTGCCGGTGCTGGCGCCCCTGCTGGCCCAGGCCCTGGCCTTGGAGCGCGTGCCGGCAGCTGCGGCGACGCGGCGCCTGCAGCAGCTGGGCCTGACAGGTGCCTTTTAA
- the psbP gene encoding photosystem II reaction center PsbP encodes MAETRKGAGLPSPLPHLVALLLAGLLTGLLTACSASAAGLNSFQSPDGRYAFLYPTGWTRVQVSGGPQVVFHDLINSDETLSLVISEVNPTNDLEKLGSAVAVGEQLRRTVIAPEGSGRAAELVEASERQEGPRTFYDLEYAVHLEDRDRHELATVVLDRGRLYTFAASTNEIRWNKVKDMFHLVVSSFTLLV; translated from the coding sequence ATGGCTGAAACCCGCAAAGGGGCCGGTCTTCCCTCCCCCCTGCCCCACCTGGTTGCCCTGCTGCTGGCGGGGCTGCTGACCGGGCTGCTGACGGCCTGCAGCGCCTCAGCCGCCGGATTGAACAGCTTTCAGAGCCCCGATGGCCGCTATGCCTTCCTCTATCCCACCGGCTGGACCCGGGTGCAGGTGAGCGGCGGTCCCCAGGTGGTTTTCCACGACCTGATCAACAGTGATGAAACCCTCAGCCTGGTGATCTCCGAGGTCAACCCCACCAACGACCTGGAGAAACTGGGCAGCGCGGTGGCCGTAGGCGAACAGCTGCGCCGCACCGTGATCGCCCCTGAAGGCAGCGGCCGGGCGGCGGAACTGGTGGAGGCCTCCGAGCGCCAGGAGGGGCCCCGCACCTTCTACGACCTCGAATACGCCGTGCACCTCGAAGACCGCGACCGCCACGAGCTGGCCACGGTGGTGCTCGATCGCGGCCGGCTTTACACCTTTGCGGCCAGCACCAACGAAATCCGCTGGAACAAGGTGAAGGACATGTTCCACCTGGTGGTTTCCTCCTTCACCCTGTTGGTGTGA